Genomic DNA from Bacteroidota bacterium:
ACTTCCTATCCGAGATTGGAAAAGAACAGAAGTTGGGAGCAAAAAACAAAAGAACGAAGTTGGCTCTATCAATCACCTGAAGAAATTTTAATAAAAGCTTCTAATGGAGCTTCTGATTTTGGAAATAAATTCGGACAACCGTTGATTTGTGGTAGTCTGTTAACTTTTGAGCATTTTAGTAATCTTAAAAAATACGGTTACGACAAAGTAATTATGCTTGCAGGAGGTGTTGGATTTGCTAAAAAAAATGACAGCTTAAAAGCAATTCCGGAAAAAGGTGACAAAATAATTGTAATGGGAGGAGATAACTACCGTATTGGAATGGGTGGCGGAGCAGTTTCCTCAGTTGCTACTGGTGAATTTGAAAATAAAATTGAACTTAATGCTGTTCAAAGGTCAAACCCTGAAATGCAAAAAAGAGTAGCTAATGCCATTCGTGCCTTAGCGGAAATGGATAAAAATCCAATTATTTCTGTTCACGACCATGGTGCAGGTGGACATCTTAATTCTTTATCGGAACTTGTTGAAGAAATCGGTGGGAAAATTGATATTTCAAAATTGCCTGTTGGCGATAAAACTCTTTCTAACAGAGAGATAATTGGTAATGAATCTCAAGAAAGAATGGGATTGGTACTTAAACAAGTTGATATTGAGTTGTTGCAAAAAATCTCCGAACGTGAAAGAGCTCCTTTTTATGTTGTTGGCGAATGCACAGGCGATATGAATTTTAAGTTTGAAAATAAAAAAGGTGAAAATCCCATGGATCTCAAACTTGAATATTTATTTGGTAAACCACCAAAAACAATTTTAAAAGATAAAAAAATAAAATCCGATTTTGGCGAATTGAAATATTCAGAAAACAATATTACAGAATATCTTGAAAAAGTTCTTCAGTTGGAAGCTGTAGCTTGTAAAGACTGGCTTACAAATAAAGTTGACAGATCGGTAACAGGAAAAATTGCAAGGCAACAATGTGTTGGTTCTGTACAATTGCCATTAAATGATGTTGGCGTTGTAGCAATTGGATACGAAGGCAACAAAGGTATTGCAACATCCATAGGACATGCATCAGTGAGTGCATTAGTAAATCCTGAAAATGCTTCACGTCTTTCAATAGCTGAAGCATTAACAAATTTGATTTGGGCTACTGTAAGGGATGGAATAAAAGGTGTTTCCTTGAGTGCAAATTGGATGTGGCCTGCAAAAAATGAAGGTGAAAATGACCGACTTTATTCCGCAGTAAAAGCAATCAGTGATTTTGCAATAGAACTTGGAATAAATATTCCTACAGGAAAAGATTCATTGTCAATGGTTCAAAAATATCCTGATGGGGAAAAAGTATTTTCTCCCGGCACTGTGATAATTTCTTCAGTTGCAGAAGTTTCTGATATAAACAATATTATCACTCCTGTGATAAAAAATGTTAGTGATTCGTCAATAATTTATATTGATTTTTCAAAAAGTAAATTTGAACTTGGTGGTAGTAGTTTTTCTCAGATAATTAATGAATTGGGAAACAAAACACCTGATGTAAAAGATGCTTCATATTTTGCAAAATCTTTTAATGTTGTTCAAAAACTTATCAAAGAAAAGAAGATACTTGCAGGTCATGATATTTCCGCAGGAGGAATGATAACTACACTTTTAGAAATGTGTTTCCCTACAAATAAATCAGGGATGGAAATTGACCTTCAAGAAATTGGAGAAAAGGATAATGTAAAATTACTTTTTTCAGAAAATCCGGGAATAATTATTCAGGTTGAAGAAGTTGATTTTGTAAAAGAGTTGCTTGAAAAAAATCAAATCAAATATAATATTATTGGTAAAACGAATACAGAGAGAGTTTTATCAATAAAAAATAAAAAAAATATTTACTCTTTGGATATTAATAAATACAGAGATATTTGGTATAAAACATCCTATTTGTTTGACAAAAAACAAAGTGGAGAAAAACTTGCCCTTGAGCGATATGAAAATTACAAAAATCAGGAATTGAAATTTAATTTCAAAGAAAGCTTTACAGGAAAAGCATCTTCTTATGAAATTGAACCGGGACGAAAGAATAGAACAGGAGTTAGAGCAGCAATAATTAGAGAAAAGGGTGTAAACGGAGATCGTGAGATGGCTTATGCTATGCACCTCGCAGGTTTTGATGTTAAAGATATTCACATGACTGACCTAATTTCTGGAAGGGAAGATTTGAGTAGCGTAAACTTTATAGTTTTTGTCGGTGGTTTTTCAAATTCCGATGTTTTGGGTTCTGCAAAAGGTTGGGCAGGAGCATTCCTTTACAATGAAAAAGCAAAAAAAGCTCTTGATAATTTTTACAAACGAAAAGACACTTTAAGTCTGGGTGTGTGTAACGGTTGTCAGTTGATGGTTGAACTCGGCTTGATTTATCCTGAGCGAAAAGAAAAGCCCAAAATGCTTTTAAACGACTCCAATAAATTTGAATCAGGCTTTATAAATGTTGATATTCAAGAGAATAGCTCAATCATGCTTAAATCACTTGTTGGCATGCGATTAGGTGCTTGGATAGCACATGGAGAAGGAAAGATAAAATTTTCTGATGATGAAGCAAACTATAATATTCCTTTAAAATACAGTTATGAGAACTATCCGGGCAATCCTAACGGTTCTGATTTTTCAGTAGCAGCAATTTGTTCTGATNNNNNNNNNNNNNNNNNNNNNNNNNNNNNNNNNNNNNNNNNNNNNNNNNNNNNNNNNNNNNNNNNNNNNNNNNNNNNNNNNNNNNNNNNNNNNNNNNNNNTTACTTTTTCCTCTGCGTTTCTGCGACTCTGCGTTTAAACAAATAACCAATCGTAAAAATATTATTCTTTCATTCTAATAATATTCGCTCCAATATTATTCAATCTTTTTTCAATTTGTTCGTAGCCTCTGTCAATTTGTTCAATGTTATGAATGTAGCTTGTTCCTTCTGCAGAAAGAGCGGCAAGCAGTAAAGCAACCCCTGCTCTAATATCAGGAGAACGCATTTTAATTCCTTTTAAAGGATATTTTTTTTCCGAGCCTATTATTGTTGCTCTATGAGGATCGCAAAGAATTATTTGAGCTCCCATATCAATGAGATTATCAACAAAAAACAAACGGCTTTCAAACATTTTTTGATGAATAAGAACATTGCCTTTCGCAAGAGAAGCAACAACAATTGCAATGCTTATCAGATCGGGAGAAAAGCCCGGCCATGGTGCGTCATAAATTGTTGGAATAGTTCCATCAATCTGTGTTTCAATTTCATAAATCCTTTGCTCGGGAATAATTATTTTATCATCATTAAAAGCGAAGCTTACACCAAGTTTTTTAAAAACATTAGGAATTATTCCAAGTTCTTCTTTTCTTGCATTATTAATCACAAGCTCTGAGCCTGTCATTGCCGCAAGCCCAATAAAACTACCTATTTCAATCATGTCCGATAGGCATGTATGCTCACAACCACCAAGTGAATCAACACCTTCAATTATTAGTTTGTTGGTTCCTATATTGGAAATTTTAGCACCCATTGAATTCAGCATTTTACACAATTGCTGAACATAAGGCTCGCAAGCAGCGTTGTAAATTGTAGTTTGCCCTTTTGCTAAAACGGCTGCCATTACAATATTCGCAGTACCTGTAACTGATGGCTCATCAAGATGAAGATATTTCCCTTTGAGTTTATTGGCAGTAATTTTAAAAAAACCTGATTGGCTGTCATAATTAAACTTTGCACCTAATTCCTGAAAGCCAAGTAAATGTGTATCCAATTTTCGTCTTCCGATTTTATCTCCTCCGGGTTTCGACAAAATCATTTCTTTGTAACGTGCAAGTATAGGTCCTATCAACATTACAGAACCTCTGATGTTTCTACTTAATTTTACAAAATCATCCGACCTTACATTATCAATATTTACATCATTAGCTTGAAATTCGTAAGAATTCTTTTTTAAACGTTTTACTTTTACACCAAGCATTTTCAATAAATCAATTTGCCTAAAAATATCTTTAATTTCAGGTAAATTATTAATAACGACTTTGTCATCAGTCAGTAAAACAGCAGCAATAACCTGCAAAGCTTCGTTTTTTGCCCCTTGAGGCTGTATTTCGCCTTTTAATTTTACAGGACCATTTATTTTGAATACGTCCATTTTTATTAGTATTTATTTTTATTACGCCTTTTCTTTTTATAATTATTTGATTTTTTCTTGCCAAATTTTCTTGATGGCTTAAATTTAGCTGCTTCCGGCATTACATCAAGTAATATTTTCCCATTCGATAATTCTTTAAGATGTCCGATAATAACCTCATCCGCAACAGAATCATTGTTCCATGATTGGTAAGCTGTTCTCATGTAATTGGCAATAGAATTTATGATTTTATTTTTCATTTCTTCATCTTCAAGCTCTGTTACCTTTTTAATAATTAGCTCTACATTTTCACCATAAAAATGATACTTATGATGTCTTTTTGAATAGCTTAGAAGTTTTTTGTCTTTGTACTCAAATGGTTTTTCTTTTCTTTCAGGTTTTGGAAATGGTGAATCAATATCCAATTTATAATCTGACATAATATACAAATGTTCCCATAATTTTTGCATGTACTCAGGTTGATTTTTGGACTGACTTCCCAAGCTCATCATTATGTCAATTATAGAATAAGCAATTTTTGTTCTATCTTCTTTATCTTCAACTTTTAATGCAATATCTATTAGTAAATGAACATTCCTACCGTATTCAGGTAATATAAGTGGGGCTTTCTCTGTGTTATAATTCATAAAAAATACTTATTTTCTAAAGGGGGTTCTATAAATACATTTCTTTTTGTTCTCATTTATTTTATATGGAATTTCATTTCCAATACAAGCAATAAAACGCTATTAACAATTTTTTAATATCTATGCTAAATTATTAAGGATTACAAATCTACGCAAAATTTTATTATTGGATTAAGGTTAAAAATAATTTCTGCAAATTAATATTCTTAGTCAATAATTTTCATTTTTGCAAATTTTAACAATATCGTTTTTTGTCCAAAATCAGGGAAAAAAATTGTTGCTTTTTTATTATTTAAATTCCCTTCAATATTTAAAATTTTCCCTTTACCAAATCTGCTATGTTCAATTTGCATACCTACTTGCACATTTAACATGTCCTGTGCTCTAAAATTAGAAGGAAGATTCGGTTCTACTTTTTTTATAAATTTTGTTCTTCTTACTGGCTTAGGTACGACTTGCTTTTGCGGAATAGCTCTCTGGGGAGTAGTAACTATTGTTTCATAATCTAAATATTTGCTTTCTATTTCTTCAATAAACCTACTTGGTTCATTAAAAGACATGTTTCCCCATTGAAATCTTGACTCTGCAAATGATAAAAATAGTTTTTGTTCTGCTCTGGTTAAAGCCACATAAAAAAGTCGTCTTTCTTCTTCAATATCTTCTCTGGTATCCAAAGCCATTTGTGAGGGAAAAAGTGTTTCTTCCATCCCAACAACAAAAACCACAGGAAATTCAAGTCCTTTAGCAGAATGAATAGTCATTAAAGGTACATAATTATCCGAATCAGCTTTGGTATCTGCATCGGTTAGCAAAGAAACTTCTTGTAAAAATGTGCCTAAACCATTATCTTCAATATCCTCTCTTATTGAAAATTCCTTTATTGCAGTTAATAATGTTTGCAAGTTTTCATACCTTGATTTGTTTTCAATATCCTCATCTTCATACAGCAATTTCTGAATACCTGTTTCTTTTACGATTTTTGAAACTGCTTCAAAAGCATTTTTTTGTTCTATTTCTATTATAAAAGATTTGATTAACATTGTAAAATCCCGAATTGCATTTTTTACTCTAGCACTCAAAGGAGAATCGTCTATGTTGCATGCTACATCCCAAAGTGAAACATTATTTTCGTTTGCCCAAACAGATAATTTAACAAGAGTAGTAGCTCCAATTCCTCTTTTAGGATAATTTATTATTCGTCTTATTGCTTCTTCATCTTTTGTGTTAAGTGCTAATCTGCAATAAGCTAATACATCTTTTATTTCTTTTCTTTGATAAAATGAAATTCCACCGATTATCCTATAAGGAATTCTTAGTCTTCGTAGTGATTCTTCAAAAGCTCTTGATTGTGCATTTGTACGATAAAGTATTGCAAAATCTTTGGGTTGAAAATTTTTATTTTTTAGTTCATTAAAAATAATATGTACTACCTTTTCTCCTTCATTATTTTCAGAGTTTGCTTTTAAAAGTTTTATTTTGTTACCCTCTAAATTTGATGTCCACAATTTTTTTTCAAGCTGATATTTATTTTTCTTAATAACATTATCAGAGGCGGAAACAATCATTTTTGTCGATCTGTAATTTTGCTCCAGCTTAAATATTTTTAGTTCGGGATAATCCTTTTCAAAGTTCAGAATATTTTTAATATTTGCTCCCCTGAAAGAATAAATACTTTGAGCATCATCACCTACTACACTAATATTTCTGTTTGATGCAGATATTTTTTTAATAATTAAATATTGAACAAGGTTAGTATCTTGAAATTCATCAACAAGTACATATTTAAAAAATTGTTGATATTTATTTAAAACATCAGGAAAAGTATCAAGTAAGTCATGAGTTTTTACCAATAAATCATCAAAATCCATGGCACCTGCCTTAAAACATCTTTTTGCATATTCAACATAAATTTCTCCTAATTTAGGTTTTCCTGTTGAAATATTTTCAGCATTTATTTCTTCATCTTCAAAATACTTTATTGGTTTAATAAAGTTGTTTTTTGCATTTGATATTACGTTATAAACAAATGAAGCTTTATACAATTTTGCATCTAATTGTTTTTCTTTAACTATTGTTTTTATCAGTTTTTTGGAGTCCTCTGTATCATAAATTGTAAAATTTACCGGATATTTTATTTTCTCAGCTTCACGTCTTAAAATTCGTGCAAAAACAGAATGGAAAGTTCCCATCCACAAGTTTTTTGCTTCAGTGCCAATCATCGCTTGAATTCTTTCACGCATTTCGCTTGCCGCTTTATTTGTAAAAGTTAAAGCTAAAATTTTAAAGGGGTCAATATTGTTATGTACAAGATATGCAATACGAGTTGTAAGAACACGTGTTTTTCCTGAGCCGGCACCTGCAATGATTAGTGATGGTCCGTTAATGTGTTGAACAGCTTTTCTTTGTGCTTCATTAAGTTCAGAAAGAATGTTTTCCAAAATTATAGATGTGTTTAATTATTCAGTAAAAATTATTTTTGTCAAAAAAAAACCCCTTGAATTTACAATCATGGTAATAAAATTTTGACTGTAAAATTAATAATATTTTTACAGAAATGCAATTTGAATTTAATTATTATGAAAAAATAGCAGACTATTCGGAAATAATAATTCTTTTAGGAAAAGATTCAATAAATTAACTTCTTCTCTCTTTGATTCTGGCACTTTTACCACTTAATTTACGGAGATAGAAAATCTTTGCTCTACGAACTTTTCCTCTTTTCTTTATTTCAATTTTCTCAATTTTTGGTGAGTTTATTGGGAAAATTCTTTCAACTCCAATACCGCCTGAAATTTTTCTTACTGTAAAAGTTTTTACTTCTTTTTCACCTTTTTTTTGCAATACAATTCCCTGAAAAGGTTGGGTTCTTTCTTTTTCACCTTCAATAATTTTGTAATAAACAATTATTGTATCTCCTGCATTAAATTCAGGCAGGTCTGTTCTTGTACTTTCTTTTTGCACTTCTCTTATTAGCTCGTTCATTTTAACTCTATTTAGCGGTTTTAAAATGGAGTGCAAATATAAATAATCTTATTCTTCAAACAACCTTTTATTTGATTATTTTTTTTGATTGTCAAATTTTCACTAAAACCCTATTAAAAAATCCATTACAGCTTATTATAAATATCAGGTCTTTGCTTTTTTGTTTTTTCCAATGCTTTTTGATATCTCCATTCTTCAATTTTTTTATGATCTCCCGAAAGTAAAACATCAGGAACATTCATATCTCTAAATTTTTCGGGTCTTGTGTAAACAGGTGCATCAAGCAACTCCCCTTGAAAAGAATCAAGCAGAGCCGAGCTTTCATTAGAAAGTACTCCGGGTATCAAGCGGATAATAGCATCGGATAGTACTGCTGCTGCAAGCTCGCCTCCTGATAGCACATAATCTCCTATTGAAATTTCTTTGGTTACAAAATTATCTCTTATTCGCTGATCAATCCCTTTGTATCTTCCACATAGTAAAGCAATATTTTTGTTTAGCGATAACTCATTAGCAATTGATTGCTCAAATTTTTTCCCATCAGGTGTTAAAAAAATTATTTCATCAAGCTTTACTTCCTTTTGAATATCTTCAAGGCATTTTACAATTGGTTCAATACGCATTACCATCCCTGCTCCACCGCCAAATGCATAGTCATCAACCTCTTTTCTTATTCCACTTTTTATCCCATATTCTCTAAAATTATAAAGAGATATTTTAACCAATTTTTTATCAACCGCCCTTTTAATTATTGAATCATTAAAAAATCCGTCAAACATTTGTGGGAATATGGTTAAAATGTGGATATGCATTTTGTCAGTCTAATAAATTTTGTAACGAAATTAGCAAATATTTTAAAAACAGGATTTTTTAGCAAGTCTCTTAAGGGAGAACCTCCCTTTAATTATTTCCCATCCACATAATCCTGCAAATAACTAAATTTTTCTTTTAATTTCCCGTTTTCAGCAATTGTAGCATTTTGTAAAATTTCATGATGAGGATCTTTTAGATAAAGTGGGATTAGTTTGTTTAACATCACACTTCCAAACATAATTGATGCATCTCGTGGTAATTCATTCGGAAGATTATCAACAGTCATCATGTCAATACTCTTTTTTGTAAAAGCATCACATTCTTGCATTTTATCAGCATCAAAACCATAATAAGGATTTGCAATTGTAGTAGCTTTAATTGTTATTGGAACTGAACCGTTAATATCGCAAGATACATCAGAAATAACTTTTATATTAAAATTTTTGGCTGTAACATCCTCTTTGGTAAAAAGCCTTGGAGCATCAATATCCCAATACATACCATTTATTAAAATATCCGTTTTAGAAAGGTATTTTTCAAATTTACTTTCATAGTCTTTAGGATTATCAAAAAAGTGCTGAAATTCAAAAGCCTTACCTTCTTTATGTTTATTTATTTCGTCAACATCAATTTGAAGATAAACCGCTTCATCAAATTTTTTTGTTAAAAATTCTTCTGAACTAACTCTTTTTATTTTTGCTTTATCAAGAACTAAAATACAACCATTAGAAACTTTACCTGTTCCAGTAACAATAATTCTTGCTTTTCCAAAGTTTGCATTTTCATATTGTTTAATCATTTCGTTATAGTCATAGCATTCAACAGCTCTTTTAAAATCATAAGCTCCTGTTTTCTTTCCCCACATAAGCAATGCATAGTGAGTACCCACAATTCCTGCATATTTGCCAAAACCAATTAATCTTATTCCATTTTCATCAACAATAATTTCATAGTCAATTAATCGAATATTTTTTTTTAACACTGTTTTTAACAAATTCCGGTTATATAGTTGTTTTTTAAATGTATGCGAAAAAAACATATAATCTTTTCCTTCAATTAAATGCTCTATGGGGACTTCTTTAACTCCCAGTAAAAGCTGACAATCACTAACATTCTCTACAACATTCAACTTTAGATTTCTATATTCTTCATCTTTAAAACATCTTGCCTTTGATGATTCAATATTAATAATTAATTCATTATTTGTTGCTGTTAATTGGCTAAGCTGAATCGGTGTTAATGCTACTCTTGAATCCGGTGGATTTTTTCTTTCTTTAATTAACCCTATTTTACATTTTTCCATAAAAGTTTATTTGTAAATCTTTTTATAGTGAATTTAAAGTGTTAAAAAATTGAATTACAAATAAAAATAAAGTATTTTGATATTTTTGATTTTTGTATAACAAAATTTAATTGCAAGGAAATATTTCAATTTTAAAGCAATGAAATAGTTAAAATCCCTTTTGATGTCCATGCAAAACCGAAAGTAAAATACGGGAATTGCCAAGCTTTTTCTGTTTCCACATCAGAACTTCTGTATTTGAATTTCAGCTTATCACAACAAACACCTTGCATTTCTTTTGTCCATGCAAATCCGTATCCTCTAAAAGGAAATTTTAATTTTTTAATCCTTTCTGCTTTTTTAATTTTTAATTCAAATTCATTACCGTTTATAGTTCCTGCCATTTTCTTTTCCCAGCAATATCCGTATCCGAAATAAGGAAAGCTATATTTTTTTGCCATACCAACTTGATTTGTTGTTAATTCAACAAATAGTTTGTTGTTGTTACCTTTCATTTTTTTTACCCACCCAAAACCATAACTACGATAGGGATAGCTGAATTCTTTATACTTCCCGACATCTGTGGTTAGCACTTCGATATTAATTTCACCATTGTTTTCTTTTACAAGCTTAACAATTTCTTCATAATTATTTTTCGAGTTTTTCTTTGCTTTTCTTTCTGTTGGCAATGAGTATTCAAGAGGGATATTGCAAGTAGGACACTTTTCAAGCCAGTCAACATATTCACATTTACAATTTGGGCAAAACATACAATCTGGTTATTATTTCAACAAATCTTCATTTTTTTTAAAGCACTAATCTACAAATATAAATTGATTCAATTTAAATAATTTTTTTTAAATATCGTTATCTTTTTTTATTAAAGGTATATTTATTGTATCTTTGTGGCGAAAAAAATAGTTCTTTATTTTATTGGGGCCGACTGGATTTGACAGGTTAGGAATGGAAGTTGTAAGCATGTCGGGTAATGTGGACAATCCCGTAAATCTTTTTCACACAATAATAATTGACAATAACAATTATTCTATAGCTGCGTAGTCAAGGACTATCTAGCTATTCTTCTTGAATCATTTTTTCCGTTAATGATTCAGCATAGAAGATCGAATCAATGGAATACGTTTGTTGAGGTTCCGACAACAAATCGACAATTTAAGGTTCTTTGAGTAAATTTTGGTAAGCATTTGACCTAATTTACTTGAGTACAACAAAATGCTAAACATGTAGAAAATAAGTTTTGTACTCTCTCTGGACGGGAGTTCGAATCTCCCCGGCTCCACTAATATTTTTCTTAAAAGCCCCCAATATTAATGCAATTTTAAGTATTTTTGCTTCATTTATATTAATCTTGTTTTAAAAAATTTTAAATATGCAATAATGAAGATTTTCTCTTTTAACATAAAAATATTATTGCTGATTTTTTTTACTTTATCCGTTGTTAAAACAAATGCACAACAAGATTATCGTTTGAAGGTATTGTTAAAATTACAAAGCCTTGAAAATTTAAACATTAAAGGAATAAAGATTGAAATAAATCAAAGAAATGGCAATAGTAATGAAATTGTGTATTCAACAGACACTTTAGATAATTATATTTCCCTTGAACTTGATAAAGAATATACTATACATTTCTCTCATCCAAAATATTATTCAAAATCCATAGAAATAGATACCAGAGTTCCTAAAAAAAAGAAAACTCAAAATTTTATGTTTGAAATTGAAGTTGCTTTTGATAAAAACTGTGAAAATAATCCTCGCTTTGCAAAAATTATTGACGTAGCTATTGGTAGATTAGATTATAACCGTAACAAAAATAATTTCTATTACGATAATAGATACACCTTTAAAATGGGTGAAAAATATGAGACTCTTAAAAAGCTAAGATGCAAAATTGCTAAGGAAATAGAGAAAAATAAACGTAAAACTGAAAAACTTGCAAAACGAAATGCGGACATTGCTAAGATGAAAGAATTACAGGCAGAACAGGAAAAATTGCTTGCACAACAATCACTAATCATTAATCCTGAAAAGAAAGTTGTATCAAAAAGTAGCAAAAAAAAGCCTAAAGAAAAAGTTGCTACTGTAAAAAAACAACCTAAAAAAATTGTTTTTGAT
This window encodes:
- the purL gene encoding phosphoribosylformylglycinamidine synthase translates to MILFFKGTNRTYYLVESTSELNENDIKKIQWLFGEAEYIKEKELKGFFTGPRKEMITPWSTNAVEITQNMGIVGIQRIEEFTKTDTTKVEHDPMLQAIYEKPGQDVFLIQAKPEAVRFIEDISKYNDEDGLALSEEEIKYLEGISNKLKRKLTDSEVYGFAQVNSEHCRHKIFNGTFIIDGKEMPESLFGMIKKTSKENPDNIISAYKDNVALVKGPIAEQFSPETQYKADFFKTKKIDTVISLKAETHNFPTTVEPFNGAATGSGGEIRDRMAGGKGSLPIAGSAVYMTSYPRLEKNRSWEQKTKERSWLYQSPEEILIKASNGASDFGNKFGQPLICGSLLTFEHFSNLKKYGYDKVIMLAGGVGFAKKNDSLKAIPEKGDKIIVMGGDNYRIGMGGGAVSSVATGEFENKIELNAVQRSNPEMQKRVANAIRALAEMDKNPIISVHDHGAGGHLNSLSELVEEIGGKIDISKLPVGDKTLSNREIIGNESQERMGLVLKQVDIELLQKISERERAPFYVVGECTGDMNFKFENKKGENPMDLKLEYLFGKPPKTILKDKKIKSDFGELKYSENNITEYLEKVLQLEAVACKDWLTNKVDRSVTGKIARQQCVGSVQLPLNDVGVVAIGYEGNKGIATSIGHASVSALVNPENASRLSIAEALTNLIWATVRDGIKGVSLSANWMWPAKNEGENDRLYSAVKAISDFAIELGINIPTGKDSLSMVQKYPDGEKVFSPGTVIISSVAEVSDINNIITPVIKNVSDSSIIYIDFSKSKFELGGSSFSQIINELGNKTPDVKDASYFAKSFNVVQKLIKEKKILAGHDISAGGMITTLLEMCFPTNKSGMEIDLQEIGEKDNVKLLFSENPGIIIQVEEVDFVKELLEKNQIKYNIIGKTNTERVLSIKNKKNIYSLDINKYRDIWYKTSYLFDKKQSGEKLALERYENYKNQELKFNFKESFTGKASSYEIEPGRKNRTGVRAAIIREKGVNGDREMAYAMHLAGFDVKDIHMTDLISGREDLSSVNFIVFVGGFSNSDVLGSAKGWAGAFLYNEKAKKALDNFYKRKDTLSLGVCNGCQLMVELGLIYPERKEKPKMLLNDSNKFESGFINVDIQENSSIMLKSLVGMRLGAWIAHGEGKIKFSDDEANYNIPLKYSYENYPGNPNGSDFSVAAICSD
- the murA gene encoding UDP-N-acetylglucosamine 1-carboxyvinyltransferase, with the protein product MDVFKINGPVKLKGEIQPQGAKNEALQVIAAVLLTDDKVVINNLPEIKDIFRQIDLLKMLGVKVKRLKKNSYEFQANDVNIDNVRSDDFVKLSRNIRGSVMLIGPILARYKEMILSKPGGDKIGRRKLDTHLLGFQELGAKFNYDSQSGFFKITANKLKGKYLHLDEPSVTGTANIVMAAVLAKGQTTIYNAACEPYVQQLCKMLNSMGAKISNIGTNKLIIEGVDSLGGCEHTCLSDMIEIGSFIGLAAMTGSELVINNARKEELGIIPNVFKKLGVSFAFNDDKIIIPEQRIYEIETQIDGTIPTIYDAPWPGFSPDLISIAIVVASLAKGNVLIHQKMFESRLFFVDNLIDMGAQIILCDPHRATIIGSEKKYPLKGIKMRSPDIRAGVALLLAALSAEGTSYIHNIEQIDRGYEQIEKRLNNIGANIIRMKE
- a CDS encoding DUF4290 domain-containing protein codes for the protein MNYNTEKAPLILPEYGRNVHLLIDIALKVEDKEDRTKIAYSIIDIMMSLGSQSKNQPEYMQKLWEHLYIMSDYKLDIDSPFPKPERKEKPFEYKDKKLLSYSKRHHKYHFYGENVELIIKKVTELEDEEMKNKIINSIANYMRTAYQSWNNDSVADEVIIGHLKELSNGKILLDVMPEAAKFKPSRKFGKKKSNNYKKKRRNKNKY
- a CDS encoding UvrD-helicase domain-containing protein → MLENILSELNEAQRKAVQHINGPSLIIAGAGSGKTRVLTTRIAYLVHNNIDPFKILALTFTNKAASEMRERIQAMIGTEAKNLWMGTFHSVFARILRREAEKIKYPVNFTIYDTEDSKKLIKTIVKEKQLDAKLYKASFVYNVISNAKNNFIKPIKYFEDEEINAENISTGKPKLGEIYVEYAKRCFKAGAMDFDDLLVKTHDLLDTFPDVLNKYQQFFKYVLVDEFQDTNLVQYLIIKKISASNRNISVVGDDAQSIYSFRGANIKNILNFEKDYPELKIFKLEQNYRSTKMIVSASDNVIKKNKYQLEKKLWTSNLEGNKIKLLKANSENNEGEKVVHIIFNELKNKNFQPKDFAILYRTNAQSRAFEESLRRLRIPYRIIGGISFYQRKEIKDVLAYCRLALNTKDEEAIRRIINYPKRGIGATTLVKLSVWANENNVSLWDVACNIDDSPLSARVKNAIRDFTMLIKSFIIEIEQKNAFEAVSKIVKETGIQKLLYEDEDIENKSRYENLQTLLTAIKEFSIREDIEDNGLGTFLQEVSLLTDADTKADSDNYVPLMTIHSAKGLEFPVVFVVGMEETLFPSQMALDTREDIEEERRLFYVALTRAEQKLFLSFAESRFQWGNMSFNEPSRFIEEIESKYLDYETIVTTPQRAIPQKQVVPKPVRRTKFIKKVEPNLPSNFRAQDMLNVQVGMQIEHSRFGKGKILNIEGNLNNKKATIFFPDFGQKTILLKFAKMKIID
- the rplS gene encoding 50S ribosomal protein L19, which encodes MNELIREVQKESTRTDLPEFNAGDTIIVYYKIIEGEKERTQPFQGIVLQKKGEKEVKTFTVRKISGGIGVERIFPINSPKIEKIEIKKRGKVRRAKIFYLRKLSGKSARIKERRS
- the trmD gene encoding tRNA (guanosine(37)-N1)-methyltransferase TrmD, whose amino-acid sequence is MHIHILTIFPQMFDGFFNDSIIKRAVDKKLVKISLYNFREYGIKSGIRKEVDDYAFGGGAGMVMRIEPIVKCLEDIQKEVKLDEIIFLTPDGKKFEQSIANELSLNKNIALLCGRYKGIDQRIRDNFVTKEISIGDYVLSGGELAAAVLSDAIIRLIPGVLSNESSALLDSFQGELLDAPVYTRPEKFRDMNVPDVLLSGDHKKIEEWRYQKALEKTKKQRPDIYNKL
- a CDS encoding NAD(P)-dependent oxidoreductase, producing the protein MEKCKIGLIKERKNPPDSRVALTPIQLSQLTATNNELIINIESSKARCFKDEEYRNLKLNVVENVSDCQLLLGVKEVPIEHLIEGKDYMFFSHTFKKQLYNRNLLKTVLKKNIRLIDYEIIVDENGIRLIGFGKYAGIVGTHYALLMWGKKTGAYDFKRAVECYDYNEMIKQYENANFGKARIIVTGTGKVSNGCILVLDKAKIKRVSSEEFLTKKFDEAVYLQIDVDEINKHKEGKAFEFQHFFDNPKDYESKFEKYLSKTDILINGMYWDIDAPRLFTKEDVTAKNFNIKVISDVSCDINGSVPITIKATTIANPYYGFDADKMQECDAFTKKSIDMMTVDNLPNELPRDASIMFGSVMLNKLIPLYLKDPHHEILQNATIAENGKLKEKFSYLQDYVDGK